CATTTGTTGTCTTTGTTTAATTGTGGGTTGTGAGCAGCCAGTGATGCACAGTGGAAGGGCACGGCAAGGTAAACACAGCAGCTGGCAAACATGCACCTCTGCTGGAACCTCACTGTCCCTCCTGCCAGGAACTCCCGCTAGTGACCGGGAGAGACAGGGACGCTAACTGCTTTATCAGGGATGGAAAGGCGGAGCCCCCTCCAGAGCCTCGCAAGCTACTCCAAGGCGGCAGTGGGAAccctccctgactccctccctgggttAATGATAATCGGGATTTTACAGACCTGGCCCAGCCTGATTGGTTTCCCAGCTGTCAGACCAGGGCTGCTAATAACTGGAAGCCAGGGCGAAGGAGGACACGCTCCTTTCCCCCCCGGGGCTGTGCTGGGCTCACCCTTCTCAAGGAATCTGCTGCCTGCGCTCCAGAAACAGCTTCCAAGATGCTGGGCACCTTCTTAGTTGCTCTACTGCTAAGCAGGGTGATGCCAGGCCTGGTGAGTGAGGCCAGGGAGCCAGCAGTGGGTTGGGTGGATTAACGGGGGCTTCAGGTGGGGTAGGATGCTTGGCCAACCTTGacaaacttgatttttttaaGGGAGAGGGAGTTATTTCGAGCAAGACTCGCTATTGGTAGGCATTGATCAAAGCTGTGCTCCTGAGCCTTTAGAAGATGCAGTCTCTGCCTTGTATGGCTGGTGTACCGTCTACAAGTTGCTTTCTCTCAAGTAGTCCCTCAGCCCTTAATGGTAACATTTCAGTTAGTGCATGTGGCTTCTTGCTGGTATGTGGAGAGGGCGGTGTAAGCAACATAAGTGCAGTAGACAGAAGTGGAAGTATCATAAGGGCAGTTGAGGGAAGTTTACTTGAGGAAATGAAGAATACAAATTAATTTTGGTATGGCAGAGAGGGAATTTCTGCCAGGAAATCCCAACTGTGCTGTCAGTGAGATGGTGAAAGGCCAAGGAGCATGAAAAACCATGTGTAGCAGTTTTATTTagttcacttttctccccaatggagacccaaagtaatTTACATCATTATCTGcccgtcctccattttatcctcacaacaacactgtgaggtaggttaggctgagagagcatgagtggcccaaggtgacacagcaagtttccatgacttgagtggggatttgaagctgggtcttgaGATCCTCATTGGACACTCTGCTTTAAATCACGAATATGCTGGAAGCTTAGAAGTCTTCTTTCCACAGTCCCTCCTTTCCTGTTTCTCCACCATCTCTCTTGGCTCGCTTTGGCTCTTCCCATCAGAACAAGTCACCTCACCAATCCCCATATTATAAAGCCCAGGTGCCTTCCCTTGCTGAGTCGACATGTTGTCTGGAAGTTTTGTGTGTGGAACTTAATTTCCAGATGTATGCAAGTCCAATTTGGATCAAAGCAATGTAATGGAAAGAGTGAGGCCTTGTCTTTCTCCTACAGTTGcccactctgggttgggaaattcctgaagatttgggtgggggggtgaagcctggagagggtggggtttaaggAGAAGAGAGACCTcatcagagtataatgccatagagctagggttgcagcctccaggtagtggctggagatctcctggaattacaactggtctccaggccacagagatcagttcacctggagaaaatggctactttggggtgtgcactctatggaattatgccatgccgaggtcttttccctccccaaaccccactttctacaGGTTTcatcctccagatctccaggaattttccaacttggagctggcaaccctatatagagCCCACCTCCAaaggaaccattttctccaagggaactgatttctaatgtctagagatcagttagggttgccagctctgggttgggaaattcctggagattttggggggtggagcctgaagagggtggggtttggggaggagacagCTCAgcgggggtataatgccatagagtgtaccctccaaagcagctattttttccaggagaactgatctctatgacctggagatctgttgtaattctgggagatctccagctgccacctggaggttggcatgccTACTTTCtccccatgccattttttccaagCTAAAACAGCTCCAATGGGGAAACCTGGGTAAGCGATACATGTACGTTTCCCAAATGGTTGAACAGCAGCCTGACAGGGCCATTTCTGTTCAAGAAAACAGCATGGAGGGAAACTTAAGACCCCTCTCCCTGCATGCTGTGGTTCCAATCTCAATCTGGCCCACATATGGCTGGGAATTAAGTGCAGAGGATGGATCTCCCAGAAAATGTCTTAAAGATGGGGCCCGTGCTAATCATGTGGGGACACAAAGACTtagtaatgtgtgaattggcccttgGAAGATTCCCCCCTGCAGGCCCTTCTCTCGTTCTGCTTTCCTCAGCCATACAGTAGCAGGCAGTATGTTTACTCAGCTTAAGCAGATATGTAACCTCCCCTTCTGGTTTAAattccaaggcagattacaatttcCTTGCTGCCACCTGATTCACAAAGGCAGGGGACTTGAATTTCTATACTCTGTTTAATGGAGAAGTTGATGCCTACAACCAAAGGGCAATTAATTACACCTTTAGTCTCCTGCTCCCTTTGACACTATAACAGAACTATGGTCAAGAAGAAGCATTAACAAATCTGTACATACAACCAGCTACAACTGGTGTATGTCACTAAACTGCATTGGCACCATGTGGTTGTATGGGGCTGAACATAAAACTGTAAGGACTCGTTCAAGTTTCAGCTTTTTAAGCTTACTTTTGCAGCTTGGGCTTAAGACTTCACAAAGCAGAAAGGGAGTCATGCTAGTGCATTTTGAGTGCTACAGGACTGTTCATTCTTTGGCAAGAAGCAGACAAGCCCAATAACATGCCAGGTCTGAGTATGAACAGCTCCTTAGCAAAATCAGCATAGGGCTGCTTTTGAAGTACATGTAACAACAGTTTGGGACAAAAACATCTTCCCCAACCCTGCCTCCCGTCCTCTACTGAAATGCAGTCGACTATTGGTACTGCAGTGAACATGGTGGCCTGGGTATGGCTGCCAGCTCAGAAGAAGTCACTTGAGCCTGGTGTGAACCAGTCCCTTTGCATCATTTCATTTTCAGCCCTCATGGCTGCGTAACAGATACATTTGGAGATCTGTGCAGCCCGGTGACATTTCAGAAGCCAGAAGGGTTCTAATTGATAAGAGAAATGAGATGGCAATTTATTGAGACAACTGCATAGCTCCTTGCAGTGCTTTCCTAAGTATCTGTACACAAAAGTAAGTCCTATTTAATTCAATTGAACTTACctatagtaagagtccagtagcacctataaaactaacaatatttgtggtagagtatgagctttcgtgagccacagtatctgaagaagtgagctgtggctcacgaaagctcatatcctactacacattttattagtcttataggtgctattgaactcttggtcttttccactgctacccaTTGGAAGAGTGTTTAAACCCTTCCAGTTGGGGGAGAGAATATATTTAATAAATTATGCAATTTAAAAGTGTGTTTGCGATTTAGCTGAATTAGCATAATGTATTCAGAGTGCAGAGTCTGGGCTTCTTGGCTTCATCCTGAATTTTGTCCACACCCCAACCCTATCCCTCACCCCACTTCCTGCTGACCTGCTGTATTACCTCTTTTTTTTGGGACCAAGACTGCTGCTCCTACAAATATCCATCGTGCCGGATACTGTGCCTTCTATGACACATGTGGATTAAACCCCGAGATTAGTAGCAGCATTCTCCCCGCCACCGTGCCTTGTGTCTCCAACATGAAAGCCCCACAGCTCTCTGGTAAACATCTCGAACTACTTAAAACTGTCTGCCCAATGCTACACAAAGGGGACAGTGCCACCTTTGCTTGCTGCTCTATAGAGCAGCTGCAAGCGGTAAAGCTTAGCCTTGATGCGTCCCAAGGGATTCTGTCTCGATGTCCGTCATGTGCTGAGAACTTAGCCAACATCCACTGCCAGAACGTCTGCAGCCCAGATCAAAGCCTCTTCACCAATGTCACTCGTGTCTTCAGCACCACGATCAATGGCACACAAAGGGAAGGTGTCTTGGAGTACCAGTGCTACTACAATCAGCGTTTTGCTGACCGGTCCTTCAATTCTTGCAAGAGTGTCCGTCTGCCATCCACTGGTGGCTATGCTATTGGTGCCATGTGTGGCAAATACGGAGCCACTTTGTGCAACGCTCAGCGGTGGCTGGATTTCCAGGGGGATTCAAGCAATGGGCTGGCTCCTTTAGAGATCTTGTTCCAGTTGATGCCAGACGGCTCCATTGTTGGGGATGACATTGTGCCATTCAATGGGACTGCCTGGAAGTGCAGTGAACCTGTGAGAGGGAGTGGAGACAAATGCTCCTGCCCAGATTGCCCTGACTCTTGCCCTCATATCCCATCTCCTACCCCTGCACCTGAACCCTTTCGAGTGGGTAGGATAGATGGGGTCTTATTTGTCTGCATGCTTCTCTTTGGCCTCCTCACACTGCTGTTTGTGTCCTGCCTGATGTGGCGAAGTTGCTCCTCAACTAAGAAGCCAAAAGATCCGGCCCTGAAGATGGCGAGGAAGAGGTTGACCTGTTCTGAGAAGTTCAGCTGGGCAATCCACAATTTCCTGACCAGAACTTTCCGTAGCTTGGGCGTGCTGGTGGCCTCTTACCCTATCACAGTTATTGCCATTTCGGCAGGGCTGGTGATTTCACTCTCCTGTGGAATAATCTTTATCCGTCTTACCACAGATCCCGTGGAATTGTGGTCCTCCCCTAACAGCCAGGCCCGGCAGGAGAAGGACTTCTATGACCAGAACTTTGGGCCTTTCTTTAGGACCAACCAGGTAATCCTGACAGTCAAGGACCGTTCCAACTATACATATGATTCTCTCATCCTGGGCAAGAAGAATTTCAATGGGATTTTGTCTATGGATGTGTTGCTGCAGCTGTTGACACTGCAGACAAAGTTGCAAAACATTGAGGTTTGGTCTGAAAAGCATGGCAAGAATATTTCTCTCCAAGATGTCTGCTATGCACCCCTGAACCCCCAAAATGCCAGCCTGTCTGACTGCTGTGTCAACAGCCTGTTGCAGTATTTCCAGAACAACCGCACTCATCTTGAGATGGAGGCTAACCAGACAGTGAGAGGAGAGACGGGCAAAGTGGACTGGAGAGATCACTTCCTCTATTGCACCAAGTGAGTGACAGTTAATGGCTCAGTGTACACTGCAGGCAGGGAGGGGGCTGGATGTAGGAGAGGTGGCTACATATGCCCTAGTGGGGAGGCTAGATGGAGTTCTTTGGGTTCGGTTCTGGCTGATTCCCATGTGAAGAATGTGAAACCAATTGCCACCCACGTGTCAGTTTGGCATGCAATGCAAGGTAGATGGTTCTTTTTCTGTAACACAGCCTGGTTTCACATAACACAGGCCACTTTACACCCTCTTTTCTCATGACAAGCTGCAATCAAACAACCACAGTGTTGTTTGGCCCACCCAGCTGGTGTGCTACATCAACACACACATGCCGGTCTGAACCCTTGAGCTATTAAGGCCAGAGAACAGAGGTGACCAGTGCAGGTATCTAGCACCTAGCCTTTCCTAACCCTGTTTTAGGGAGCATTTAAAGTCTGTCTATACCCAAGTATGTGCGATTAATGTGTTATTTTTATGAAATAAGAGAGAGACCCTCTAAGTAATAGGTCGACTTTTTAACTAACTCCCCAAAGGGGCAAagatgaagagagagaaagacatgAAAATCATAGTGATTCTCTTGTGCTTGTTCTTATGCAGTTTGCATGCATTTAAGCCATTTTAACATCTCTTCAGCAGCTATACATTTTCTAAGTGCACTTATTCTACACACAATCAGTTTCAGTGGAACTTGCCTGTATATGTTTGCATATAGTACTCCTaaggaaaagaaatgaaagagaactgggagaaaaaagggggggaaagcatgCCTTTCTGGGACTTGAGGAGATAAGAAGCTGCATTTATGGAAACTTGTGGTTGGTGGAGGAGGAATTgcgagagagacagacagagtaCATATGAATGCACACATGCATGTCACTGGAAAAGAGGCGTGCTAAAGGGAGGAATGAGTTGGGGTGGATGAGTCAGGGAAGGAGAGTTATAATGAAACTCTACAAATTGACAGTGAATGTTAGTGATTGGCTGAAATAtcaaggaagggagagagaaagggaaaagagaaagggaaatgtTGCCTGTTTCCTGAAGAAAGGCCATTGTTCCTGTAATTGGATGTTTGAGGGATGGCTTTTAGAAAGGGAAAGATCTAAGAACTCCTCAGAGTGAGAAAACTGGTCTTTTATCTGTGCTTTCCTGGTTGTGAATTTTTGGTATTTGTGCCATCttccaggaattacaattgatctccagtctagagagatcagttcccctggagaaagtgaaaGGTCCAGAGGGTAGCCTCTGTAGCATCGTTGAGGGCTCCTATTCCTATATTCTGCTGCTTCATTTCCATCCCAGTCACCATTGAATAGTTTAAGGCCCACTTAGAAGGTTGCATTTGTTCCAGTGGAGATCTGAAACACTGCAGGAATCGCCCTCACTCAATGCAATAACGGGGAAGaggctttcccccctctgctttgCTATTTATTGCACTGTCTCGTTCTCTTAGCTCACCACTCTCCTTCCAAGACATTACGGAACTGAAACTGAGTTGTATGGCAGACTACGGAGCTCCCGTGTTTCCCTTCTTGGCAGTAGGGGGTTACCCAGGTAGGAGATACGACCTCGCACAAAGAGATCATGGGTTGCAAACTGATGTCCATGGGAGCAAAGTGATCCATCTTGTTAGAGACTCTTCCATTtcccattcggctgaatgcggtgctttccatggtcatagatccagaggagttagccgtgttagtctgtagtagcaacagggcttttttccagtgagaacacggtggaacggagttccggcacctcttaaaaatggtcacatggccagtggccacaccccctgatctccagacagaggggagtttagattgccctctgcaccgccaagtggcgcggagggctatctaaatgcccctctatctggagataagggggcggggccaccagccatgtgaccatttttgctgagggtgatttaaactttaaaaaactccccccttgttccagctgacccaaagcggtGTCATTGTgctgtcttgagttccaccactgagttccacctcctcttttcccagaaaaaaagccctcagtagcaaaatagaaaagagtccagtagcacctttaagactaaccaactttactgtagcataagctttcgagaatcacagttctcttcgtcagatgcatctgatgaagagaactgtgattctcgaaagtttatcctacagtaaagttggttagtcttaaaggtgctactggactcttttctattttccattTCCGAAGTTCTCAGCTGTGCCTTGGAATTAAGATTCAGTATCATCTAAGCAAGCAATGTGGTTCCTGCAGCGCTCTAAGGGAACTGCTGAGTATGTAACTCATGCTTGGCACCCATGTAACCTCACAGCTTATGAAGAATCCATCTCACTGCTGTATTGCTAGGGGAAGAATGGAAATAAAAACAACGCAGAAGCAAATCTTGCTGAATGGCTTCCGCAATGGTGACTCCACCACCAGGGCCTCTCAATTTGGACCAGCCCATAGTGATGACAATTGGCTTAGGCTTGCCTTTTGCTGCTGGCCAGGTTCAAGCTAGTTGGTCCCTGTGGTGTTACTGTCAGCTTCTCAGAGATAGTTTGCTAAGCCAAGGGCCCTCAATGACAGCAGCCCACTGGGAACTTTCTCAGGGAGCTGAAAGGACAATTCACCCCTGTGAAGCGTGCAAAGTCCTTCATGTACACAAAGCCAACCTTTGCCTCAAGGCATTTGGACACTCAAGACAGCATAAATGAaactacagcaaaaaaaaaaaaatacacagagaaGGCTAGGAAAGTCTCCACAGTCTACGTTTTCCTGGCAGAGGAAATCTTGGAGAGGTACGAGTGACTAGCTTGATCAGAGGGGAACAAAGCTGAGCATTCTTAGATACTAGTAGTCTGGCCCAACAACGGAAAAAAATTCAGTCTTCCCTGAGGTAGTAGCCATTGAGACTCTGTCGAAGACAGTTTCAATCCCTCCCATTTGCATTCAGCTCCAAAGAGGGAATTCCTGACCCATTTTAAGTATCATTCAAGGGGACTTTGATCATTCCTAGTTTTGTGGAACTGAGTGCAGTAAATTCTCTGTATTGTGATGAACACTATGGATGGCAAAGGAATCTTCTTGGCCAGTTGCCTGGCGTTTTATCATCAGGGCTAATGGCTTGAGATGATTTCTAGGCAGGTGAGCTCAGGTGAGCCAGGAAGAAACAGGTAAAAATATATCACAGGCCTAAGGCTCTGAAACACTATCCTACTCTGGTGAGCATATGACACTGTTCGTTGCTTGGAGATAGCAACTCTTTCTGTAACACCTCCAGGGAGAAGGAAGTTCCACATACATAGGTCTAGTTTCAGATGAGTTCATTTGTAATGGTAGAACAACATTCAAGTCTACTAGCACCTTAAAAACAAGCACAATTTTCAAGGGAATAAACTTTCATGAATCAGAGCTTACTTCAGATAAGTGAGGTACAGGACCAAGGACCTCTGGTGTTTTCCCCCAAACAAATCCAGGCTGAAAGTTGGGAACTGTGGTTTGATCTTGGTGGGGGAAAGAGTTTGTGTAAGAGGGATTGGGACCCTCTGGCTTGCTGGTGGTTCTTGTGTCCTGCTTCTTGATGCCTTTTCTGTCTGCCTCATAGGAGAGGAATATTCAGAGGCTCAGGCACTCATCCTTACCTTTTCCTTGAACAACTACCCCCGCAATGACCCCAATTTTGACAAGGTGATGTTGTGGGAGAAGCGATTCCTCGAGATTGTACAAGAATTCCAGCAGGAACACGCTGACAACTATTCCATCGCCTATATGACTGAGGTATGACGTGGGCTAAATCTCTCCTCTGGCAGTCAAGGATCATTTGATCACAATTGTATGCTGAGGAGTAGACCAGTCCTTTCTCTCACCATGGTTAGCCTGGAGCACAAACGACCTTCCTAGACCATTAGTTTGGTGGGATTTAGATTGAATGGAACTTGTAACTTTCACAGGATCAGAAGGCCAATTAGGTTGGTCCATCCTTGGAGTCTAATTGATCCAAACGGAGTACAGCTGGCTGTCAGGGAATTTCTGACAGCCATGGGTGGCACCCCAGGCAAAGCCTTAAGTGATGTATGGAATTAGGAAATCACTTAGATGGTTGACATAACTgctcccaagcatcctcttcttTTTAATAGAACCCATTTCACTCCTTGCTTTACTGAGGAGCTGAGATTGGATTTTCTTGCAAGGGAAAAATCCAGCTGAGCTGACATTGCTTTCTTGCCCTTTAATCTGATTGGTGCATTCTAACCAGCTGCCATCTTCCCTCCACACTTCAGCGCTCcctggaagatgaaattaaccgcACCACCTTGGAGGACCTCCCTATCTTTGCTGTCAGTTACCTGTTGATCTTTGTGTACATCGCGCTGGCCTTGGGAGAGTACCACAGCTGCAGGCATCTCCTGGTATGAAAAGCTGCTTCTGCCTGGCAAGGAATCAGGCAGCCCATGGTGGGGAGGCTTGTCCACGTGGGTGTGATTTTAGCTTGCCTTTAGCTTGCCATTCGGTGGGAATGTTTTTGCAACAGAGCAGATTGTGCAGATAGTATGAAAAATCACCAGTCATCAGTCAAAAATGAATAGCTTCTCAAacagaaagaagcagagaaagtaAAGTGGCACAAGCCAGCAAAAGGCACAGTGCAAGAGTCACATGTGGAATGCTTGAGCTTTCTATAGGAAGGGATGGACAGCAAAATGCATCCTTAATTGTCCCTAATAAGAGTATCAAGACTTTTGGTGTTCACAAATTCAGATTGCTGGGGTAGCCTCCACCATCTCCTGTACTCTGTTCCATGAATGCAATTTAATATGCACAACAGGCACATCCTCAGAAATGTGTTTGAATCATAACTGCAGCTTTTCACTCTTATTTTGTCAAAAATTGTGGGACAGCATATTTGGGAACTACAGGACATTAATGCGTCTGGGTCTGTGCTTCTCATACCCCCTTTCTTTGTCAGAGCTGCCAAGAAGGGGGAAACTAGGGAGACAAAATTGGAGGGGCTTTGTCACCTCAAGGGCCCACGATATTGGGAAAGTCATACAATTGGCTTTCATATGATGGTTGATTGGGTCTGGGTGATGACTGGAGGGTCTGCGGTGGTTCTTAGTAGACTTGCTGTTTCCTTAGCCATTAATAGTCACTGCCCAAATACTTTTTGGGTGGTGTCTGTTTCCATAATCTTGTGGACTAGAAACATGTGCTTAAAAATAAATCCCATATTCCACAGTTTACAATCAGAGACTTTTAGCCTTTGTACCTTTCCAAATCACAGAAGTACAGGAGTCAAGCCTAGTCCTCATGGGACAACTCATCATGCCACTAGAGagaccccaccctccttctgctgtctACAATCACCCTAACATTGCTCAGAAGCTAGCCACCCATCTCTCCTCTCCTTTGCATTGCTTTCCCCCACAGTAGCTGCTGTCCTTATCACATTCGTCCTTTTTCAGGTAGACTCCAAGATGACTCTAGGCCTTGGCGGGATCTTGGTGGTGCTAGGAGGTGTGATGTCCTCTGTGGGATTTTACAGCTATGTGGGTTTGCCCTCCTCCCTCATCATTATCGAAGTTGTCCCCTTTCTGGTCCTCGCCGTTGGCGCTGATAACATCTTCATCTTTGTGCTGGAGTACCAGGTACGAAATACAGTCATGAGATCAGAGATGCagacactcccccccacccccaaattgagCAGCTCCTCCTTATAGGTGTGGGAAATGGAGGGATAACTATGAGCAGAGAAAATCTTCTTGCCCTACCGTTCTCCTGGAGCCGTCTTGGTT
Above is a genomic segment from Eublepharis macularius isolate TG4126 chromosome 14, MPM_Emac_v1.0, whole genome shotgun sequence containing:
- the NPC1L1 gene encoding NPC1-like intracellular cholesterol transporter 1 isoform X2: MLGTFLVALLLSRVMPGLTAAPTNIHRAGYCAFYDTCGLNPEISSSILPATVPCVSNMKAPQLSGKHLELLKTVCPMLHKGDSATFACCSIEQLQAVKLSLDASQGILSRCPSCAENLANIHCQNVCSPDQSLFTNVTRVFSTTINGTQREGVLEYQCYYNQRFADRSFNSCKSVRLPSTGGYAIGAMCGKYGATLCNAQRWLDFQGDSSNGLAPLEILFQLMPDGSIVGDDIVPFNGTAWKCSEPVRGSGDKCSCPDCPDSCPHIPSPTPAPEPFRVGRIDGVLFVCMLLFGLLTLLFVSCLMWRSCSSTKKPKDPALKMARKRLTCSEKFSWAIHNFLTRTFRSLGVLVASYPITVIAISAGLVISLSCGIIFIRLTTDPVELWSSPNSQARQEKDFYDQNFGPFFRTNQVILTVKDRSNYTYDSLILGKKNFNGILSMDVLLQLLTLQTKLQNIEVWSEKHGKNISLQDVCYAPLNPQNASLSDCCVNSLLQYFQNNRTHLEMEANQTVRGETGKVDWRDHFLYCTNSPLSFQDITELKLSCMADYGAPVFPFLAVGGYPGEEYSEAQALILTFSLNNYPRNDPNFDKVMLWEKRFLEIVQEFQQEHADNYSIAYMTERSLEDEINRTTLEDLPIFAVSYLLIFVYIALALGEYHSCRHLLVDSKMTLGLGGILVVLGGVMSSVGFYSYVGLPSSLIIIEVVPFLVLAVGADNIFIFVLEYQQSEQQPGESREQHIGRVLGDVAPSMLLCSVSEAICFLLGALSEMPAVHTFALNAALAVLFDFLLQITMFVALVSLDARRHKASRFDLCCCVRLEKRGQVKKHESLLRSFTRRFYVPVLLNSIVRILVVVFFIFMFCAGIFLMFNVQVGLDQELSVPKDSYMLKYFQYLNQYFMVGAPTYFVTTGGYNFSSIDGMNGVCSSTGCDNNSMTQKIQHATQFPKESFLAIPASSWVDDFIDWLNPMTSCCRIHRSGEKEGQFCSSTETDQSCLLNMCMKHTSDILRPDVEQFNKFLPWFLNDIPNLKCPKGGRGAYDTSVRFGSDGEIQASRFMAYHIPLKSSQDYTAALKAARELSDNITASMRKVPGTDPTFRVFPYTITYVFFEQYMTIAVAGITNMVLCLVPTFIVCYVLLGMDLRSGFINLLTIIMIVVDTVGAMTLWGISYNAISLINLVTVFAGVAMTNLPGIVVLAFAKAQLIQIFFFRLNLIITLLGMLHGLVFLPVILSYFGPNASQAWVPAQQQTEGNLALSNPTFEGKENQANESHCQPLETGSDPKEIHEEGKGPNIKNRRVWTAPTQEESAPRTALSVDTGKDIRQSSTLEDSHISRTGPA
- the NPC1L1 gene encoding NPC1-like intracellular cholesterol transporter 1 isoform X1; protein product: MLGTFLVALLLSRVMPGLTAAPTNIHRAGYCAFYDTCGLNPEISSSILPATVPCVSNMKAPQLSGKHLELLKTVCPMLHKGDSATFACCSIEQLQAVKLSLDASQGILSRCPSCAENLANIHCQNVCSPDQSLFTNVTRVFSTTINGTQREGVLEYQCYYNQRFADRSFNSCKSVRLPSTGGYAIGAMCGKYGATLCNAQRWLDFQGDSSNGLAPLEILFQLMPDGSIVGDDIVPFNGTAWKCSEPVRGSGDKCSCPDCPDSCPHIPSPTPAPEPFRVGRIDGVLFVCMLLFGLLTLLFVSCLMWRSCSSTKKPKDPALKMARKRLTCSEKFSWAIHNFLTRTFRSLGVLVASYPITVIAISAGLVISLSCGIIFIRLTTDPVELWSSPNSQARQEKDFYDQNFGPFFRTNQVILTVKDRSNYTYDSLILGKKNFNGILSMDVLLQLLTLQTKLQNIEVWSEKHGKNISLQDVCYAPLNPQNASLSDCCVNSLLQYFQNNRTHLEMEANQTVRGETGKVDWRDHFLYCTNSPLSFQDITELKLSCMADYGAPVFPFLAVGGYPGEEYSEAQALILTFSLNNYPRNDPNFDKVMLWEKRFLEIVQEFQQEHADNYSIAYMTERSLEDEINRTTLEDLPIFAVSYLLIFVYIALALGEYHSCRHLLVDSKMTLGLGGILVVLGGVMSSVGFYSYVGLPSSLIIIEVVPFLVLAVGADNIFIFVLEYQQSEQQPGESREQHIGRVLGDVAPSMLLCSVSEAICFLLGALSEMPAVHTFALNAALAVLFDFLLQITMFVALVSLDARRHKASRFDLCCCVRLEKRGQVKKHESLLRSFTRRFYVPVLLNSIVRILVVVFFIFMFCAGIFLMFNVQVGLDQELSVPKDSYMLKYFQYLNQYFMVGAPTYFVTTGGYNFSSIDGMNGVCSSTGCDNNSMTQKIQHATQFPKESFLAIPASSWVDDFIDWLNPMTSCCRIHRSGEKEGQFCSSTETDQSCLLNMCMKHTSDILRPDVEQFNKFLPWFLNDIPNLKCPKGGRGAYDTSVRFGSDGEIQASRFMAYHIPLKSSQDYTAALKAARELSDNITASMRKVPGTDPTFRVFPYTITYVFFEQYMTIAVAGITNMVLCLVPTFIVCYVLLGMDLRSGFINLLTIIMIVVDTVGAMTLWGISYNAISLINLVTAVGISVEFVSHITRSFAISTGHTKLERAREATINMGSAVFAGVAMTNLPGIVVLAFAKAQLIQIFFFRLNLIITLLGMLHGLVFLPVILSYFGPNASQAWVPAQQQTEGNLALSNPTFEGKENQANESHCQPLETGSDPKEIHEEGKGPNIKNRRVWTAPTQEESAPRTALSVDTGKDIRQSSTLEDSHISRTGPA